One stretch of Trichomycterus rosablanca isolate fTriRos1 chromosome 3, fTriRos1.hap1, whole genome shotgun sequence DNA includes these proteins:
- the LOC134309817 gene encoding cytochrome b5 encodes MEENGSEGKAVKYYRLSEVEERNSFKSTWIIINHKVYDVTKFLEEHPGGEEVLREQAGGDATENFEDVGHSTDAREMAKSMLIGELHPDDRHKIAKPPESLVTTCHESTSWWSNWLIPALAAVIVTMMYRMYTAEEE; translated from the exons ATGGAGGAGAACGGATCAGAAGGAAAAGCTGTGAAATATTATCGCTTATCGGAAGTGGAGGAACGGAATTCTTTTAAAAGTACCTGGATTATAATCAACCACAAAGTCTACGATGTGACCAAGTTTTTGGAAGAG CATCCAGGAGGAGAGGAGGTGTTGCGGGAACAGGCTGGAGGAGACGCCACAGAGAACTTTGAGGACGTGGGTCACTCCACAGATGCCAGAGAAATGGCTAAGAGCATGCTCATAGGTGAACTACATCCA GATGACCGGCATAAGATTGCCAAACCACCA gaaTCTCTCGTAACAACATGTCATGAGTCTACAAG CTGGTGGTCCAACTGGTTGATACCAGCCCTGGCAGCGGTGATCGTCACAATGATGTATCGTATGTACACAGCTGAGGAGGAGTGA
- the ppp1r3g gene encoding protein phosphatase 1 regulatory subunit 3G → MSKWAHTGGELQNGKCCEDEEDSDTEEEEDEVKEMYLRDRRRAKSLPAYPEQARLLNQLSQQSRKQVKFADALGLSLFSVKHFSISEEPQIPIKAFPDMRANFKPTQPVQRLVPACETRLSEEDTCARLNRCQVALERVSVSRWDVRGMVRVTPGNNEGTEVKVRYTFNDWASFADADAHAVPAHEENRFAFTVHAPPVLAPGAMVHFAVYMRNERGEFWDNNDGQNYSVRCGHSV, encoded by the coding sequence ATGTCCAAGTGGGCGCACACTGGAGGGGAATTACAGAACGGGAAATGCTGTGAGGATGAGGAGGACTCGGACACtgaggaggaggaagatgagGTGAAGGAGATGTACCTGAGGGACAGGAGGAGAGCTAAATCTTTACCCGCGTACCCGGAGCAGGCGCGTCTGTTGAACCAGCTCTCTCAGCAGTCCAGAAAGCAGGTGAAGTTCGCAGACGCGCTCGGGTTGAGTTTATTCAGCGTGAAGCACTTCAGTATCTCTGAGGAACCCCAGATTCCCATCAAAGCCTTCCCGGACATGCGCGCTAACTTCAAACCTACCCAACCGGTGCAGAGACTCGTACCCGCCTGTGAGACGCGTCTCTCAGAGGAGGACACGTGCGCGCGCTTAAACCGGTGCCAGGTCGCGCTGGAGAGGGTCTCCGTTAGCCGGTGGGATGTGCGCGGGATGGTACGGGTAACCCCCGGTAATAACGAGGGAACAGAAGTCAAAGTGAGGTACACGTTTAACGACTGGGCGTCTTTCGCGGACGCGGACGCGCACGCCGTGCCCGCGCATGAGGAGAACAGGTTCGCTTTCACCGTGCACGCGCCTCCGGTGCTTGCGCCCGGCGCAATGGTGCACTTTGCGGTCTACATGAGAAACGAGCGCGGAGAATTCTGGGACAACAACGACGGACAGAACTACTCAGTGCGGTGCGGACACTCGGTTTAA